From the Ruminiclostridium josui JCM 17888 genome, one window contains:
- a CDS encoding IS3 family transposase: protein MVYRFIDDYKEIFGLRWLCRQFKLSLNCYYNYLKDNKRDYYEQKSIINERIKYIYYNNNRTIGYRTMKIFLQRYGIHLSTTTVHKYMNKDLNLSAIIMRKKPDYKSCKKHKIFDNLVKQNFTVNEKNRIWCTDFTYMRQPNGKFRYSCTIIDLYDRSAIASINSDYINTELAIDTLTEALKKEKPSNEIILHSDQGVQYTSWEFVNFCKDNGVTQSMSKAGYPYDNAPMERLYNTFKSCFYYRYTFESIEQLDEMTKQYINWYNYVRPHSANNYMTPMEVRYGHNFRTKCYQKG, encoded by the coding sequence GTGGTATATCGATTCATTGACGATTATAAAGAAATATTTGGTTTAAGATGGTTATGCAGACAATTCAAACTAAGCCTTAATTGCTACTACAACTATCTTAAAGACAATAAAAGAGATTATTACGAGCAAAAATCAATTATCAACGAGAGGATAAAGTATATCTATTACAACAATAATAGAACCATCGGCTACAGGACTATGAAAATATTTTTGCAAAGATATGGCATACATCTTAGTACTACTACTGTCCATAAATATATGAATAAAGACCTTAATTTGTCTGCCATTATTATGAGAAAAAAGCCTGACTATAAAAGTTGTAAGAAACATAAAATCTTTGATAATCTCGTAAAACAAAATTTCACTGTCAATGAAAAGAATAGAATTTGGTGTACTGATTTCACTTACATGCGCCAACCTAACGGTAAGTTTAGATACAGCTGTACCATTATAGATTTATATGATAGATCAGCTATTGCATCAATCAATAGCGATTATATAAATACAGAGCTTGCTATTGATACACTCACAGAAGCTCTAAAAAAGGAAAAGCCTAGCAATGAAATAATTCTCCACAGCGACCAAGGGGTACAATATACTTCTTGGGAGTTTGTAAACTTTTGCAAGGATAACGGTGTAACTCAAAGTATGAGCAAAGCTGGCTATCCTTATGACAATGCACCTATGGAAAGACTCTATAATACCTTCAAAAGTTGCTTCTACTATAGATATACTTTTGAAAGCATTGAACAATTAGATGAAATGACTAAGCAATATATCAACTGGTACAACTATGTAAGACCTCATTCAGCTAATAATTATATGACGCCAATGGAGGTACGATATGGGCATAATTTCCGAACAAAGTGTTACCAAAAAGGTTGA
- the guaA gene encoding glutamine-hydrolyzing GMP synthase, translated as MNNEMVLVLDFGGQYNQLIARRVREANVYCEVIPYNASLERIKSYNPKGIIFTGGPNSVLDEGAPKCDPGVFELGIPVLGICYGMQLMSVMLGGSVTAANQREYGKVEICVNNSQPLFKDVEENTICWMSHTYYVDTPPQGFEVIAKSANCPTGAMQHVEKNLYAVQFHPEVMHTPKGKEMLRNFLYNICHCKGDWKMSSFVENSIKAIREKVGDKKVLCALSGGVDSSVAAVLINKAVGKQLTCIFVDHGLLRKYEGDQVEEIFRKQYDINLIRVNCEDRFLQKLKGVSDPETKRKIIGEEFIRVFEDEAKKIGKVDFLVQGTIYPDVIESGLGDAAVIKSHHNVGGLPDHVDFKEIIEPLRNLFKDEVRKAGEEMGIPEDLVWRQPFPGPGLAIRVIGDLTKEKLDILRDTDYIFREEIKAAGLGREINQYFTVLTNMRSVGVMGDERTYDYTLALRAVTTTDFMTADWARIPYDILEKVSTRIVNEVKHINRVVYDITSKPPATIEWE; from the coding sequence TTGAACAATGAAATGGTCTTAGTTCTTGATTTCGGCGGACAGTACAATCAGCTGATTGCACGCCGGGTAAGGGAAGCAAATGTTTATTGCGAGGTAATTCCTTATAACGCATCTTTAGAACGTATAAAATCATACAATCCAAAAGGAATAATTTTTACAGGGGGACCTAATTCTGTTTTAGATGAAGGAGCACCAAAATGTGATCCCGGAGTGTTTGAACTGGGGATACCTGTTCTGGGTATATGTTATGGAATGCAGCTTATGAGCGTAATGCTGGGAGGTAGTGTAACTGCTGCAAATCAGCGTGAATATGGAAAAGTAGAAATTTGTGTAAATAATTCACAGCCATTATTCAAAGATGTGGAGGAAAACACAATTTGCTGGATGAGTCATACTTACTATGTTGATACTCCTCCTCAAGGGTTTGAAGTAATAGCAAAGTCAGCAAATTGTCCTACAGGTGCAATGCAGCATGTTGAGAAGAATCTCTATGCTGTTCAGTTCCATCCAGAGGTAATGCACACTCCTAAGGGAAAGGAAATGCTTAGAAACTTCCTTTACAATATATGTCATTGCAAAGGTGACTGGAAGATGTCTTCCTTTGTTGAAAACTCAATAAAAGCAATACGTGAGAAGGTTGGAGATAAAAAGGTATTGTGTGCATTGTCCGGCGGTGTTGATTCATCCGTTGCAGCAGTTTTGATTAATAAGGCCGTTGGAAAGCAGTTGACTTGTATATTTGTAGACCATGGACTTTTGAGAAAATATGAGGGAGACCAGGTTGAAGAGATATTCAGAAAGCAATATGATATCAATCTTATTCGTGTAAATTGCGAAGACAGATTTTTGCAGAAACTTAAAGGTGTTTCTGATCCTGAAACCAAGAGAAAGATTATTGGTGAGGAATTTATAAGGGTATTTGAAGATGAAGCTAAGAAAATAGGAAAGGTTGATTTCCTTGTTCAGGGAACAATTTATCCTGATGTTATAGAAAGCGGACTTGGTGATGCTGCCGTTATTAAGAGCCACCACAATGTAGGCGGTTTACCGGATCATGTTGATTTCAAGGAAATTATCGAACCTCTGAGAAATCTTTTTAAGGACGAAGTAAGAAAGGCCGGAGAGGAAATGGGAATTCCGGAAGATTTGGTTTGGAGGCAGCCATTCCCAGGCCCGGGACTTGCTATCAGAGTAATTGGTGATTTGACAAAAGAAAAGCTGGATATACTAAGAGATACTGACTACATTTTCCGTGAAGAAATAAAAGCAGCCGGACTGGGCAGAGAAATTAACCAGTATTTCACAGTTTTGACAAATATGAGAAGTGTTGGTGTAATGGGTGATGAAAGAACTTATGATTATACTTTGGCTCTTCGTGCGGTAACAACTACAGACTTTATGACAGCCGATTGGGCAAGAATTCCATATGATATTCTGGAAAAGGTTTCTACTCGTATTGTAAACGAAGTAAAACATATTAACAGAGTTGTGTATGATATAACTTCAAAGCCACCGGCTACTATTGAGTGGGAATAA
- a CDS encoding helix-turn-helix domain-containing protein, with product MAIRYNEDFKLEVVKAYMASDRSMSELSADYNIAKSTITGWIKKYGEECQYKTTTKKSQEESESAKEIRRLNQLLHEKEKEIDFLKKAAAFFAKEID from the coding sequence ATGGCCATACGTTACAATGAAGATTTTAAACTTGAAGTAGTTAAAGCCTATATGGCTAGTGATCGTTCCATGAGTGAACTATCAGCTGACTACAACATTGCAAAAAGCACCATCACCGGGTGGATAAAAAAATATGGTGAAGAATGCCAATATAAAACTACCACTAAAAAATCACAGGAAGAATCAGAATCCGCAAAGGAAATCAGAAGACTTAATCAACTTCTTCATGAGAAGGAAAAAGAAATAGATTTCTTAAAAAAAGCAGCGGCATTCTTCGCGAAGGAAATCGATTAG
- a CDS encoding CPBP family intramembrane glutamic endopeptidase, giving the protein MNKYKSIFIYIIFAFAIPLICLAVMSIVPLHSGSGYFILFGISAISPTSAALLTVSFFEREDSLVAFLKRCFTTYYNRRLCIFALIIPIIEIVIMQILLRFSGNQFALFREISFLQFLIVGYSLIAEEIGWRGFMQTRLDGLFPPFLTPLFIGIIWSLWHYHFYLIGSMTYPIHWFLIGCLADSYIYYWITKKANGNIVPASLLHFSYNLFSKLFFVSESRNHSIYAYLVIASIVIAVFIILRTNFLRKAWI; this is encoded by the coding sequence TTGAATAAATATAAATCCATATTCATATACATTATCTTTGCTTTTGCAATCCCGCTGATATGTCTAGCAGTCATGAGTATTGTCCCCTTACACTCTGGAAGTGGATATTTCATACTGTTTGGCATCTCTGCTATATCTCCAACATCAGCTGCACTGTTAACCGTTTCCTTTTTTGAGCGTGAAGATTCACTTGTTGCATTTCTGAAACGCTGCTTCACCACGTATTATAATAGAAGACTTTGCATTTTTGCACTCATCATCCCTATCATTGAAATAGTCATCATGCAGATTCTTTTACGTTTTAGTGGTAATCAATTTGCTTTGTTTAGGGAAATTAGCTTTTTGCAATTTTTAATTGTTGGCTATTCGCTCATCGCCGAAGAAATTGGTTGGCGTGGATTCATGCAAACCCGTTTAGATGGTCTTTTTCCGCCATTTTTAACTCCTTTATTCATAGGAATTATTTGGTCCCTTTGGCATTACCATTTTTACCTAATTGGAAGTATGACTTACCCAATACACTGGTTTTTAATTGGCTGTCTTGCTGACAGCTATATTTACTACTGGATTACCAAGAAGGCAAATGGCAATATCGTGCCGGCTTCCTTGCTGCATTTTTCGTACAACCTGTTTTCAAAATTATTTTTTGTCAGTGAATCGAGAAATCATTCTATTTATGCTTATCTCGTAATTGCTTCTATAGTTATTGCTGTTTTTATTATCCTTAGGACTAATTTTTTAAGAAAGGCATGGATTTAG
- a CDS encoding IS256 family transposase, whose amino-acid sequence MSVLSKELVQEIIAENDFKNPGEIISFLKEAFKDVLQEMLEAEMDVSLGYSRDESRHKITDNSRNGYSTKKLKSEFGPVQIDIPRDRKGEFEPKIVPKYKRDVSGIEDKVISLYARGMSTRDIHDQVKELYGIDISAEMVSKITERILPEIKEWQGRPLEAIYPFVFMDAIHYKVRTDGQIVNRAAYVVMGVDISGKKDILGIWIGENESSKFWLGVLNDLKNRGIEDVLIFCVDGLTGLKEAIAAAFPKSEIQGCIIHQLRNSFKYVSYKDLKAFSKDFKTVYTSPSEEIALNRFEDLKNKWGKDYPYAFKSWENNWEVLSPYYKFPEQIRKIIYTTNIIEGLHRQFRKVTKTKSVFSSDTSLEKMLYLASMNVIKKWTQRYRNWDQVMSQLMIMYDGRLDNYI is encoded by the coding sequence ATGAGCGTATTATCAAAAGAGTTAGTACAGGAAATAATTGCGGAGAATGATTTTAAAAATCCCGGAGAAATAATCTCCTTTTTAAAGGAGGCATTTAAAGATGTTCTTCAGGAAATGCTTGAAGCCGAAATGGATGTTTCTCTTGGGTATTCCCGAGATGAGTCAAGACATAAAATTACCGACAACAGTAGAAACGGTTACTCAACAAAAAAACTAAAGAGTGAATTCGGTCCTGTACAGATTGATATTCCAAGGGACAGAAAAGGTGAATTTGAGCCTAAAATAGTTCCCAAGTACAAAAGGGATGTATCAGGAATTGAGGATAAGGTGATTTCTCTTTATGCCCGAGGCATGTCTACCAGAGATATTCACGATCAGGTTAAAGAGCTTTATGGAATAGATATTTCTGCTGAAATGGTTAGTAAAATAACTGAAAGAATCCTTCCTGAAATAAAAGAATGGCAAGGTAGGCCCCTTGAGGCTATCTATCCTTTTGTATTTATGGATGCTATCCATTACAAGGTAAGAACTGATGGACAAATAGTAAATAGAGCTGCTTATGTTGTTATGGGTGTAGATATTTCAGGTAAGAAAGATATCCTTGGAATATGGATTGGAGAGAACGAATCCTCCAAGTTCTGGTTAGGTGTGTTAAATGACCTTAAAAACAGAGGTATAGAAGATGTACTCATATTCTGTGTGGACGGACTTACAGGGCTCAAAGAAGCTATTGCAGCTGCTTTTCCAAAGTCAGAAATTCAAGGGTGTATAATTCATCAACTAAGAAACTCATTTAAATATGTTTCATATAAGGATTTGAAGGCTTTTTCAAAAGATTTTAAAACTGTCTACACAAGCCCCAGTGAAGAAATAGCATTAAACCGGTTTGAAGACCTGAAAAACAAATGGGGCAAGGATTATCCATATGCATTTAAAAGTTGGGAAAACAATTGGGAAGTTTTATCACCATATTACAAGTTCCCAGAGCAGATAAGAAAAATAATATATACAACCAATATAATTGAAGGATTGCATCGGCAGTTCAGAAAAGTTACTAAGACAAAATCCGTTTTTTCTTCTGATACTTCTCTTGAAAAGATGCTTTATTTGGCATCAATGAATGTAATAAAAAAATGGACTCAACGATACCGGAATTGGGATCAGGTCATGAGTCAATTAATGATTATGTACGATGGGAGACTGGATAACTATATTTAA
- a CDS encoding helix-turn-helix domain-containing protein, with protein MLENYYYEPISSEVLCQHKVTTGCQTFPYHRHNGYEIFLFIQGNIKYYIEHNCYQLTTGDLFITPPSEMHRVVSLDDNLYERIILNIKRPVLDRLSTPKTDLSASFNTTNLAQNIFVRLENEDLKKFINLANDLSSALESDNYGSDILINVYLSQLLLLVNNCFRQSSFSQQSIMPPLIKNVMLYIEQNLTTDISLEKLANKFYHDGTYISRQFKHHTGLTLREYILDRRIEEAKRLLSNGENVSEACCKSGFSNYSNFIRSFTKLVGISPGKYMRLSKAM; from the coding sequence ATGCTCGAAAACTACTATTATGAACCAATTAGCTCTGAAGTATTATGTCAGCACAAAGTGACGACAGGGTGCCAAACTTTTCCTTATCACAGACATAACGGGTATGAGATATTCCTCTTTATCCAAGGAAACATTAAATACTACATCGAACATAATTGCTATCAATTGACTACTGGAGACTTATTTATTACACCTCCGTCAGAAATGCATCGTGTTGTCAGCCTTGATGATAATCTATATGAGCGTATTATTTTAAACATAAAACGACCTGTACTTGATAGACTTTCAACTCCAAAAACAGATCTATCCGCCAGCTTTAATACTACAAATTTGGCTCAAAACATTTTTGTTCGTTTAGAAAATGAGGATTTAAAGAAATTTATAAACCTGGCTAATGATTTATCTAGTGCTTTGGAATCAGACAACTATGGTTCTGATATACTAATCAATGTTTATTTAAGCCAACTTTTGCTGCTTGTAAATAATTGCTTTCGTCAATCATCCTTTTCACAACAAAGTATCATGCCTCCACTGATCAAAAATGTCATGCTGTATATTGAGCAGAATTTGACTACTGATATTTCATTAGAAAAATTAGCAAATAAATTTTATCATGATGGCACTTATATTAGCAGACAATTTAAGCACCACACAGGATTGACTCTTCGGGAATATATTCTTGACCGACGTATTGAGGAGGCGAAAAGACTGCTTTCCAATGGTGAAAATGTCTCTGAAGCCTGTTGCAAGTCCGGTTTTTCCAACTATTCTAATTTTATACGCAGCTTTACAAAGTTGGTTGGAATTTCGCCAGGAAAATACATGAGGCTTTCTAAAGCAATGTAA
- a CDS encoding S8 family serine peptidase, with product MALRRYCTMVLLVTMLVVLLCQNCFAISGLTTSSAINYGGTVTASSPEIVPGQVIVSIKTGYESTLINDATLAELGVASVKYSFGSIWLFHLKNNSVQAVYDAIKKLTQHPYVIYAEPNFICHIC from the coding sequence ATGGCTTTGAGAAGATATTGCACAATGGTTCTTTTAGTTACTATGCTTGTAGTTCTTTTATGTCAAAATTGCTTTGCAATAAGTGGATTAACCACATCCTCAGCAATTAATTATGGAGGTACTGTTACCGCAAGCAGTCCTGAAATAGTACCGGGTCAAGTAATTGTATCAATAAAGACCGGATATGAGAGTACACTTATCAATGATGCTACTCTTGCTGAACTTGGAGTTGCTTCTGTAAAGTATTCATTTGGATCCATCTGGCTTTTTCATCTGAAAAATAACTCAGTTCAGGCTGTGTATGATGCTATAAAGAAATTAACTCAACACCCATATGTCATTTATGCTGAACCAAACTTTATTTGTCACATTTGCTAA
- a CDS encoding glycosyl hydrolase family 28 protein — MDHKFRNKYKVPETDVTKLSDITYSLQDDFNNFDCSKGQREWNIEGFSENFSLPNEANKSVKIYGENSFISKSFEPITGKLVVSLWVRMDNNTRGVNIVTLYGSNTKNNNSKLIQLDTEGAFFYTYDGMTKKKLCQYSSDNWYSIYITVDTVSGTFSLYIDGERQLNNSRCMQQLWYVNSISMGSHGGVLYVNRIHIYRNPIQSVYEAAKDCPIFDAKELGVKSDGETVVTESLQKLIDQCSNLGGGVVYLKGGTYLSGCIEMKKNVTLYIEKDAVLKGVLDIDAYSTKVSKDHPNWNMLVQGPQKSLIYGDTQENIRIMGGGTIDGSGDFPGPYGSESLRVCNILLVGCDNAVICDLYVTDAGMWTIPVVECDDLYIRDLNVYSCWYPNRDGIDICDCYNVLIENCNLKSDDDTVCFKSGNESGCDNVVVRNTFIISTMANGIKFGTYSYGGFTNCLCEDCIIKDTRTCAICIQSVDGGFIKNLRFRRITIQNVESVFFVLIGDKGRTPDWGQHRIGSIDEIYFENIEAENIRRSYGTYLGGFEKDGIRYSIKNIFFNNVNVIYQGNVKKVPPIPDELANQYPESNCFGVLPASGYFIRHADDIVFDNCQTLIALPDARQVFVVVDSTGIVVNGVEID, encoded by the coding sequence ATGGATCATAAGTTTAGAAATAAATACAAAGTGCCAGAGACAGATGTCACCAAGTTGTCTGATATCACTTATTCCTTACAGGATGATTTTAATAATTTCGATTGTAGTAAAGGACAAAGAGAATGGAATATAGAGGGATTTTCAGAGAATTTTTCGTTACCCAATGAAGCCAATAAAAGTGTTAAAATTTACGGAGAGAATAGCTTTATTAGTAAAAGCTTTGAACCCATTACTGGAAAGCTTGTGGTTTCACTTTGGGTAAGGATGGATAACAATACTCGTGGAGTAAATATAGTAACATTGTACGGAAGCAATACAAAGAACAATAACTCCAAACTGATACAACTGGATACAGAGGGTGCTTTCTTCTATACATATGATGGAATGACAAAAAAGAAATTGTGTCAATATAGCAGTGATAATTGGTACAGTATATACATTACAGTAGATACTGTTTCAGGAACTTTTTCCTTATACATTGATGGAGAAAGACAATTAAATAATTCAAGGTGTATGCAGCAATTGTGGTATGTCAACTCCATATCTATGGGGAGTCACGGTGGCGTACTTTATGTAAATCGCATTCATATATATCGGAATCCTATTCAGTCTGTATACGAAGCTGCAAAAGATTGTCCCATATTTGATGCAAAAGAATTAGGAGTAAAGTCCGACGGTGAAACAGTAGTGACAGAATCATTGCAAAAGTTAATAGACCAATGTAGTAATCTTGGAGGAGGGGTTGTATATTTAAAGGGTGGCACTTATTTGTCCGGCTGCATTGAAATGAAGAAGAATGTAACGTTATATATTGAAAAAGATGCGGTTTTAAAAGGTGTACTGGACATTGATGCATATAGCACAAAGGTTAGTAAGGACCATCCAAATTGGAACATGCTGGTACAGGGGCCACAGAAATCATTAATATATGGCGATACTCAAGAAAATATCAGAATCATGGGTGGAGGAACCATTGACGGAAGTGGCGATTTTCCAGGGCCGTATGGTTCTGAAAGTCTTCGGGTCTGCAATATTCTGCTAGTAGGATGTGATAATGCCGTTATTTGTGATTTGTATGTGACGGATGCCGGTATGTGGACAATTCCAGTTGTCGAGTGTGATGATCTGTATATTCGTGATTTGAATGTGTATTCATGTTGGTACCCGAATCGTGATGGTATTGACATCTGTGACTGTTACAATGTATTGATTGAAAACTGCAATTTAAAGTCAGATGATGACACCGTTTGCTTTAAAAGTGGAAATGAAAGCGGTTGTGACAATGTAGTTGTACGTAATACATTCATCATTAGTACAATGGCAAATGGTATCAAATTTGGAACTTACAGTTATGGCGGATTTACCAACTGTCTATGTGAAGATTGCATTATAAAAGATACACGAACCTGTGCAATCTGTATTCAAAGTGTTGATGGTGGATTTATAAAAAACTTGAGGTTTAGGCGCATAACTATCCAAAATGTTGAAAGTGTCTTTTTTGTATTAATTGGAGACAAAGGAAGAACTCCTGATTGGGGTCAGCACCGAATTGGAAGTATTGATGAAATTTATTTTGAAAATATCGAAGCTGAAAATATACGCCGAAGCTACGGAACTTATCTTGGAGGATTTGAAAAAGATGGAATACGGTACTCTATAAAAAATATCTTCTTTAATAATGTAAATGTAATTTATCAAGGAAATGTTAAAAAAGTACCACCTATTCCCGATGAATTAGCCAACCAATATCCAGAATCAAACTGTTTCGGGGTTTTGCCAGCATCAGGTTATTTTATTCGTCATGCGGATGATATAGTCTTTGATAACTGTCAAACCTTAATTGCCCTTCCTGATGCAAGACAAGTATTCGTAGTAGTGGATTCTACAGGCATTGTCGTAAATGGAGTTGAGATTGATTGA
- a CDS encoding transposase, whose protein sequence is MHYLRLRNNFFAIKQQNLNAIKLQNRNVIDNPNAMRSWQKNWDAISPIFKFSADVRKVIYTTNAIESLNSTYRRLNSQRSVFPSGTALLKSLYLATFEATKKWTNQLRNWGKVYGELSIMYEGRLPE, encoded by the coding sequence ATACATTATTTAAGACTAAGGAATAATTTTTTTGCCATAAAACAGCAAAATTTAAACGCTATAAAATTACAAAATCGAAACGTCATTGACAATCCTAACGCAATGAGAAGCTGGCAGAAAAACTGGGATGCCATCAGCCCTATATTCAAATTTTCTGCAGATGTCCGTAAGGTCATATACACTACAAATGCTATAGAAAGCCTAAATAGTACATATCGTCGTTTGAACAGCCAACGGAGTGTTTTCCCGAGCGGAACAGCCCTGCTGAAATCCCTGTATCTGGCAACCTTTGAGGCCACGAAAAAGTGGACAAATCAGCTCAGAAACTGGGGTAAGGTATATGGAGAACTGTCGATCATGTACGAAGGCAGATTACCAGAATAA
- the istB gene encoding IS21-like element helper ATPase IstB → MADNILSIIEGIASAMDTLFGSNLADAVSGWRGTLKTMTTELVGDAKIKIDRMDPSAAHLDRLEYGKAFSMGNEFGKNLESKLNFGNMFGGASDAVDQLKYSSETASNTGAMKDTMKSSEEDLKYLRDIAEQEAKSKKSRAVENQIKMSGFPYKKTLDMFDFDFQPSINREQIMELATMRFVENKENVVFLGTPGVGKTHLAVALGMIAAEHRYSTYYINCHNLITQLNKAHYENRLQERLKNFAKYKVLIIDEIGYLPMDIQGANLFFQLIAKRYERNTTIFTSNKAFSAWNEVFSDITITSAILDRILHHCQVVSIKGESYRLKERKEMMTGSTTMVNTLFKTKE, encoded by the coding sequence ATGGCAGACAACATTCTTTCAATTATTGAAGGGATTGCATCAGCTATGGACACACTTTTCGGTTCAAACCTTGCTGATGCAGTCAGTGGGTGGCGTGGAACCCTTAAAACCATGACAACTGAATTGGTTGGTGATGCAAAGATCAAGATTGATCGCATGGATCCAAGCGCAGCGCATCTTGATCGCCTTGAATATGGCAAAGCGTTCAGCATGGGAAATGAGTTCGGCAAGAACCTTGAAAGCAAATTGAATTTTGGAAACATGTTCGGCGGCGCATCAGATGCTGTGGATCAACTCAAATATTCAAGTGAAACGGCTTCGAACACTGGTGCAATGAAAGACACCATGAAGTCATCTGAAGAAGATCTGAAATATCTGCGTGACATTGCAGAGCAGGAAGCCAAGTCAAAGAAATCAAGAGCTGTGGAAAATCAAATTAAAATGTCAGGATTTCCATATAAAAAGACACTTGACATGTTTGACTTTGATTTTCAACCTAGCATTAACAGAGAGCAGATCATGGAACTTGCGACCATGCGCTTTGTGGAAAATAAAGAAAATGTTGTTTTTCTAGGTACTCCTGGTGTTGGCAAAACACATCTTGCTGTAGCACTTGGAATGATTGCTGCAGAGCATAGATATTCCACTTATTATATTAACTGCCATAACTTAATTACGCAGTTGAATAAAGCCCATTATGAAAATAGACTTCAGGAACGATTGAAGAACTTTGCCAAATACAAGGTACTAATCATTGATGAAATTGGATATCTTCCAATGGATATTCAAGGTGCAAACTTATTTTTTCAATTAATAGCCAAACGATATGAAAGAAATACAACCATATTTACTTCAAATAAAGCTTTTTCAGCATGGAATGAAGTATTCTCAGATATAACTATTACCTCCGCTATTCTTGACAGAATTCTACATCATTGTCAAGTTGTAAGTATTAAAGGTGAAAGTTATCGTCTAAAGGAACGAAAGGAGATGATGACAGGAAGTACCACAATGGTAAATACATTATTTAAGACTAAGGAATAA
- a CDS encoding GNAT family N-acetyltransferase — translation MYYVSKEDMYKIAPIFNGWSKTMIWSCLQGYMGNAWADDIQKPKSAQIIIGDFCFFAGVPNLDLVKNIPDYYTTPSILMVPGSNEWGILIEGEYKNKCHKFMRYSFKKEPDVFDIDKLKAYINSLSKEFIIQKIDEEQFYNVKREEWSKDLCSQFSSYEHYDKLGHGFVVTHNSIIVCGASSYTVYDKGIEIEIDTKKEYRRKGLAIACASKLILECLNNGIYPSWDSANRESAALALKLGYHFESEYVTYSVKNVKIDKSLYEIT, via the coding sequence ATGTATTATGTTTCTAAAGAAGATATGTATAAAATTGCTCCGATTTTTAATGGTTGGAGCAAAACAATGATATGGTCGTGTTTACAAGGGTATATGGGGAACGCATGGGCTGATGATATTCAAAAACCGAAATCAGCACAGATTATAATAGGTGATTTTTGCTTTTTTGCAGGTGTTCCCAATTTAGATTTGGTAAAAAATATTCCAGATTATTATACTACACCGAGTATTCTAATGGTTCCTGGCAGTAATGAATGGGGAATTCTTATTGAGGGTGAGTATAAAAATAAATGTCATAAATTTATGCGGTACTCATTCAAAAAGGAACCTGATGTATTTGATATAGACAAACTAAAAGCATACATTAATAGCCTATCGAAAGAATTTATCATTCAAAAGATAGATGAGGAACAATTTTATAATGTAAAGAGGGAAGAATGGTCAAAAGACTTATGCTCTCAATTTTCAAGCTATGAGCATTATGATAAGTTAGGACACGGTTTTGTTGTAACCCATAATTCAATTATTGTATGTGGTGCGTCCTCTTATACGGTATATGATAAGGGAATAGAAATTGAAATAGATACAAAAAAGGAATATCGTAGGAAAGGGCTTGCCATTGCATGTGCTTCAAAATTAATTCTAGAATGCTTAAACAATGGCATTTATCCGAGTTGGGATTCTGCGAATAGAGAGTCGGCAGCATTAGCTTTAAAATTAGGATATCATTTTGAAAGTGAATACGTTACCTACTCTGTAAAAAATGTAAAAATAGATAAAAGTTTGTATGAAATAACATAG